A stretch of DNA from Micromonospora sp. NBC_01813:
GGGTGCGTCGGGCGATGGAGGACTTCGCCCACTCCCCGGCGGACCTGGCGGCGTTGTCTGTTCTGCTGCGCCAGATCCGCACCTTGGTCAGGACATCTTCGGCGAGCTGACCGGAACTGTCGTAAAGGTTGCATACTTTCGGCAGGGCAAGGAGAAGCCTTCCTGGCGGGCTGGGCTTCTCCGTACGGGACGGGATGGCCGGCGGTGCGCGGGCCGTCGGCGTGGTCAGGAGGCACGATGCTGGACAAACGCCTCTATCACCACCTGGTCAGCTGGCTGGGGCAGTGGCCGGCGGGTCGGGCGTTGCAGGTGGTCGGCTCGGAGCGGCGGGTACGCCCCGGCTGGGACGGTCGGCCGCATCCGGTGGTCGGCGTCGGCGCGCCGGGTGGCGCGGTGCTGTCCGTACCGCCGGACAAGGTCGGGGCGGTCCGGTCGTTGACCGACCTGCCGGTCAACGACCTGCTGGCCAAACTGCCCGCGGCGGTCGGCTACGCCGGCTGGCGGGCGCACCGGGCGGTGTTCCGCTACTGCCTGGCGCCGACTCCGTTGCCGGACGTCGGTGACTGGATCGACCCCACCGACGATGTGGTGCCGCCGTGGCTGCAGCGGTTCACCAGCCCGGTGCTGGTCGCCCGGGACGCCGACGGGGCGTTCCTGGCCGGTGTCGGGCTCAAACGCCACGACGCCCACGGCCAGGAGATCTCGGTCGGCACCGTTGCGGCGGCCCGTGGCCGTGGCCTGGCCAGCCGGCTGGTGGCCCAGGCCGCCCGGCAGGTGCTGGACGCCGGGGCGGTCCCCACCTACCTGCACGAGGCGACCAACACCGCGTCGGCGAAGGTGGCTGCGGCGGCTGGCTTCCGCGACCGGGGTTGGACCGCGTACGGCATCTCCGAGAACTGACGCCAGTTCATCCGGTACGGGCGATGCCCGACCACCCGATCGACCGCGACTCTGCCATCGGGTGGAGGGAGCGGAGCATGCCGCAGACCAAGCGGACGGCCGAGGCCAAGGGCGCGGCGCAGGCGAGTGAGCCGATGCCGGCGACTCGGGAGTTCTTCGACCGGCTCGGCCATCAGGAGACCGCGCCGCTGCTGCGCCAGATCTCCGGCACGGTGCGGTTCGACCTGGCCGACGACGAACGGGTGGACTCCTGGTTCGTGACGTTGAACAAGGGAAAGGCGGAGCTGACCCGCGAGAACCGCGAGGCCGACTGCGTGCTGCGTACCGATGGGGTGATCTTCGAGGCGATGGCCCGGGGCGAGGTCAACCCGATGGCGGCGATGCTGCGGTCCCAGGTCATGGTCCTCGGTGATCTGCGGCTGTTGATCCTGATCGAACGGATGATGCCCGGCCCGCCCGGCTCCCACGATCCGCGCGTGTTCGCCAAACGGGAGAGGACCGAACAATGACCGAGGGCATGGTCAGCATCCTGGACGGCAACACCTTCGTGGTCAGCGACAGCCAGGGCGACATCGACGCCTCACCGGCCGCGCCGACCGGGCTGTTCTCCTTCGACACCCGGTTCCTGTCGAAGTGGCAGCTGACCATCAACGGGGAACGGCTGAGTTCGCTGTCCGTCGACGACCTGCAGTACTTCGAGGCGCGGTTCTTCCTGGTGCCCGGCGAGCCGACACACTACGTCGACGCCGAGATGTCGGTGATCCGGCAGCGCTGGGTGGGCGGCAGCTTCGACGAGGAACTCACCATCCTCAACCACGCCCAAG
This window harbors:
- a CDS encoding GNAT family N-acetyltransferase, which encodes MLDKRLYHHLVSWLGQWPAGRALQVVGSERRVRPGWDGRPHPVVGVGAPGGAVLSVPPDKVGAVRSLTDLPVNDLLAKLPAAVGYAGWRAHRAVFRYCLAPTPLPDVGDWIDPTDDVVPPWLQRFTSPVLVARDADGAFLAGVGLKRHDAHGQEISVGTVAAARGRGLASRLVAQAARQVLDAGAVPTYLHEATNTASAKVAAAAGFRDRGWTAYGISEN
- a CDS encoding SCP2 sterol-binding domain-containing protein, which codes for MPQTKRTAEAKGAAQASEPMPATREFFDRLGHQETAPLLRQISGTVRFDLADDERVDSWFVTLNKGKAELTRENREADCVLRTDGVIFEAMARGEVNPMAAMLRSQVMVLGDLRLLILIERMMPGPPGSHDPRVFAKRERTEQ